From a single Stomoxys calcitrans chromosome 4, idStoCalc2.1, whole genome shotgun sequence genomic region:
- the LOC106082914 gene encoding uncharacterized protein LOC106082914 gives MDSSNANKPQNEVKLSYMQKVWRYRRYLVIEPFFFFYLMASVFNIIAMLNFPLDKACSVNLGYSKEVCATTLDKSAYDIDCDILNFEDTVDYTASEAEKTFTDKSPGFNVTVCKAEIGAQKLAANVSGKRAPIAAIFPLIVMLFAGGWSDRYNKRKACMIAPLIGESLMFLCLLVSAIFFDRIPMEFGAYSEAIVPALFGGNTLCLMAIDSYMTISVPEEDRIFRFGIFAMFTTGLPFIGQPISGLLFNYLGYVWSFTMAFSFNVIALLYVIFIIKELKPLPSKTDNNENQAKSPATGADNPAYDVTQLDDLQTTPRSVSFNNSSGIIEPTTPAVPEKRNFFKDFFDPTLVVDYVKFPLKKRPNRGRMLLLFLMMGYMFTIGPGLGENDFWNRFTFRKLNWNGNDFSVYSTATAAMVLAGTFIGTAILSKLLKLSDALVGFVSALTTACSRVLFAFSSNTGTFYAGGVADSFATLRVIAIKTIGSSIVDGDDLSKMFSVFSICQPIAQLVFIPIYSDIYEKTVDSFPGAIFLFSEVFAIPNIIVFLICYIVVRRRKSQIKNDEAANDAAAQQNGQNGRNGGPRQHGDSEITSL, from the exons ATGGATAGCTCCAATGCGAATAAACCTCAAAATGAGGTAAAACTCAGTTATATGCAAAAGGTTTGGCGCTATCGCCGTTATCTGGTGATAGAGCCCTTCTTTTTCTTCTACCTCATGGCCAGTGTGTTCAACATCATAGCCATGTTGAATTTCCCACTGGACAAGGCCTGCAGCGTCAATTTGGGCTACAGCAAGGAGGTGTGCGCCACCACTTTGGATAAATCAGCCTATGACATAGATtgtgatattttaaattttgaagatACAGTGGATTACACCGCCTCCGAGGCGGAGAAAACTTTCACAGACAAGTCGCCGGGCTTCAATGTGACGGTGTGTAAGGCAGAAATTGGCGCCCAAAAATTGGCAGCCAATGTTTCGGGCAAAAGAGCACCCATAG cTGCCATTTTCCCCTTGATTGTCATGCTTTTTGCCGGTGGCTGGAGTGATCGTTATAATAAACGTAAGGCTTGCATGATAGCCCCTTTAATCGGTGAAAGTCTCATGTTTTTAT GTCTTCTGGTTTCGGCGATATTTTTTGACAGAATACCCATGGAATTTGGTGCATACAGTGAGGCCATAGTTCCGGCATTATTTGGCGGCAATACTTTGTGTTTAATGGCTATTGACAGTTACATGACCATATCAGTACCGGAAGAGGATCGTATATTCAG ATTTGGCATTTTTGCCATGTTCACCACCGGCCTGCCTTTCATTGGTCAACCCATTAGTGGTCTGCTTTTTAATTATCTCGGCTATGTTT GGTCCTTTACCATGGCATTCTCGTTCAATGTGATTGCTTTGCTCTATGTGATATTTATAATTAAGGAATTGAAACCCTTACCCTCCAAAACCGACAACAACGAAAATCAAGCCAAATCTCCAGCAACTGGTGCCGATAATCCTGCCTATGATGTCACACAACTGGACGATCTTCAAACAACACCACGCAGTGTTTCGTTTAATAACAGCAGTGGTATTATCGAACCCACCACCCCAGCTGTTCCTgaaaaaagaaactttttcaaGGATTTCTTCGATCCCACTCTGGTGGTGGACTATGTTAAGTTTCCTTTGAAAAAACGACCGAATCGTGGCCGCATGTTATTGCTATTCCTTATGATGGGCTATATGTTCACCATTGGTCCGGGCTTGGGTGAGAATGATTTCTGGAATCGTTTCACTTTTAGAAAACTCAATTGGAATGGCAATGATTTTAGTGTATACTCGACGGCAACAGCTGCAATGGTGTTGGCGG gcacatttattggcacTGCTATTTTGAGTAAATTGTTGAAGTTATCGGATGCTTTGGTGGGTTTTGTTTCGGCCCTTACCACCGCCTGCTCAAGAGTTCTATTT GCTTTCTCCAGCAATACAGGCACCTTCTATGCAGGTGGTGTAGCCGACAGTTTCGCCACTTTAAGAGTTATAGCCATTAAGACCATTGGTTCCAGCATTGTGGATGGAGATGATTTGA GTAAAATGTTCTCCGTCTTCAGTATTTGCCAGCCCATAGCCCAATTGGTCTTCATACCCATCTACAGTGATATTTACGAAAAGACAGTGGATTCCTTCCCCGGCGCTATATTCTTGTTCAGCGAGGTCTTCGCCATACCCAATATCATAGTCTTCCT tattTGTTATATTGTcgtaagacggcgaaaatctcaAATTAAAAACGACGAAGCTGCCAATGATGCTGCCGCCCAACAAAATGGACAAAATGGTCGCAATGGTGGCCCACGACAACATGGCGATTCTGAGATAACTAGTCtttag